The Halorhabdus rudnickae region GCCGCGAACTGTCCAGTAATTGGTTTAAGGGGCCAGAACAAACTCGCGATCACTCAACTATAACATGTACAAACGGGTTCGTCTCCGCGATACGGTCGAGGTACCGCCCGAGCATCTGGCGGACGTGACGCCGGAGCTGGTGAAGAAACTGCTACAGGACAAACTAGAGGGCCGCATGGACGAGGATGTCGGCAGCATCGTCTCCGTTACCGAGGTCCACGATGTCGGCGAGGGGGCAGTCGTCCCCAACGAGCCCGGCGTCTACTACGAGGCCGAGTTCGACGCACTCACGTTCGACCCCCAGATGCAGGAAGTCGTCGACGGCGAGATCGTCGAGGTCGTCAACTTCGGCGCGTTCGTCGGCATTGGGCCGGTCGACGGCCTGCTTCACGTCTCTCAGATCTCCGACGAGTATCTGGCCTACGACGGCGAGAACCAGATGCTGGCCTCCCGGGACTCCAACCGGACGCTGACCGTCGGCGACGCCGTCAGGGCCCGGATCGTCACCAAGTCTATCGACGAACGCAACCCGCGGGACTCAAAGATCGGCCTCACGGCAAAGCAGGTTGGCCTGGGCAAACACGGCTGGCTCGACGAAGAGCGAAAGGAGCGGGCGAAAGCCGCGGGTGAGAACTGATGGCGGATCGGTACGTCTGCCGGGAGTGCCACCGCGTTCAGGATTCGGCGGAAGCCGAAATCTGTCAGGCTTGCGGGTCGAGTTCACTCACCGAGGACTGGGCCGGATACGTTATTATCGCTCATCCTGCCAACAGCGAGATTGCCGCGGAGATGGAGGTCACCGAGCCCGGCAAGTACGCGCTGAAGGTCCGATAGACCGTGACTGAGGAGCCTTCGACGCCGGCCGGCAGCGACGAATCCGATCCGGAAACCGAAATCGTCCTCGAACTCCCTGACGCGCTTCGGCCCGACCTCAAGGCGCCGCTCGGTCCCGTCTTCACGGATCCTGACGCGTTGCTCGAGGGCGCCGGTGATCCGCTGATCGCCGTGGGTGATATCGTCACCTATCACCTCCTGGAGGCGGGACGACGGCCAGATGTCGCCCTCGTCGACGAACGGACCGAGCGTAGCGCAGTCGATGACGGTATCAGGCGAACCGTCGTCGGCGACGGGGGGTCGTGGTTCGATCGGCGCATCGACGTGGCCAATCCCTCGGCGACGCTGACTGCGTCGTTGCTCGAGGCCCTCGTCGATGCACTCGCGGCCGAGGAGACGACGACGGTCCTGATCGTCTACGGCGAGGAGGACCTTGCGACGCTCCCGGCGATCCTGGCCGCCCCCGAGGGCGCGAGCGTCGTCTACGGACAACCTGGCGAAGGGATGGTACACGTCGCCGTCGAGGAGGAGGTCCGTGAGCGTACCGCCTCCCTGTTCGATCGGATGGACGGCGATCCGGAGCGGGCGCGTGAACTGCTCGGTATTTCGGCATGAATCACGGAGGCGTCCGTCTCGGTCCCACACTTACCGCGTGACGGTATCTTTTCAGGGGTCGCTCTGTTTCTCCACGTCGACGTGTTCCGTTCGAGAACCCTTCGTGAATGGGCGCCGGGTCACTGCCGGAGTCGCCTTCACCGACGAGTTGGGTCCGTCGGTGTTCCGTGTCTGTGAAGCGGTCGCTGACTCCCCACGCCGCGGAGCGATGATTTAATACGCGAACCCGAAGAACAATCGGGGGATGTTGGAGCTGGAGCATGGGTTCCGGGTCGTCGACGTGCACATGCGATTGACTCCTGACGCCGACCGACAGTCGGGGGACGTCCCGGGAACTCCGGAGCGCCTCGAGCGGGAGATGCACCAGGCCGGGATCGTTCGGTCGCTCGTCTACCCAACCGGTCGGGCAGAGAGTTATCTGAAGGCCAACAACGCCATCGCCCGCATGAGTGTTGGCCGTCCGTTCGAGGCGTTGGCACGCATCAACGGACCACTGGATCCGGGCGACAACGCCGGGACGCGGTTGCGCAATCTCGCCGCGAGTCGTGCGGACGAACACACCGCCCCCGAAGATGTCGAACAGTACGCCTACGACGATCGTTTCGAGGGGTTCAAACTCCACCCCGGCCGGGACGGCCTTCCGGACGAGGCGGTTTTCGAGGCACTCGAGTCGGTCGGGCTCCCGGTGATCATCCACGGCGGTGACGCGTTCCCGCCCGAGACCATCGCGGAGACGATCCTCGAATACGACTTCCCGACGGTCGTCGCCCACTTCGGCGGCTATCCCCTCGCACGTGAGCGGATGGAAACTGCCATCGATCTACTGGAGGCACACGACCGCTGTTACCTCGATACGAGTTTCGTCAGGTTCCGTGAACCCTTAGAGCGGGCGCTGCGCGAACATCCTGATCGCGTACTGTTCGGGAGTGGAGCACCCACTGCCCACCCTGACGTGGCGCTCATGGAGATCCTTACCCTGGACGTGCCAGAGGACGCAATGCGGAGGGCTTTCACGAAGAACCCGGCCCGGGTGTTCGACGCGCTGGCCCCCTGAGGAGACGTTTCGCACGGCCGTGTCGTTAGTTCTCGAAAACCGAAACGGCACGGTCCCGACGGCTGGATCGGCCACGGGGATTCCGGCGCTCGCTCCGATCGCGTGCCCGGGCCGCCAGCCCGTCTTTGAGTCCGCGTGCCACGCCACCGAGCACCTGCCGACCGGTGTCCAGCCAGATCGACGCTCGCCGGTCGCCGTCGAACACCTCGCGGAGTGCATCGGCCCCGTCGCGGACGGCATTGCGATAGAGACGCCCGATGACCGCCGGCCGAAGGCCGTAGTTCTTCGCGAGACGGTACGAGAGCGACCGATACTTCCAGCCCCAGTCGCGCTCGGTACTGCCGCCGTCGGCACCGACGACTCGTTCGACCGCCATCTCCGGTTGCCAGCTGATGCTGCGCTCTGTTCCGGCGACCCGATGAGAGAAGTCCCGTGCGCCACCGATCTTGAGGTATTCGTCGAACCCGTCGAGGTCGTCGATCAACTTCCGCGTCACTGCCAGATTCCCCGGATTGACGTACGTCACCGTTCGCCCCGCAATCGTCCGGCGCTCGACCGCCTCGGTGGTCTTTCCAGCACGGACTGGGCGATGGGTCGGTCCAGTGACCACTGGCGACGTCTGAAAGCCGACCCGGAGCCCTTCCAACCACTCTTCGGTCAGCGAGAGTCCCTGGTTGACCAGCGCGACGGCCTCGCCGTTCGCCCGATCGATCCCGGCGTTTCGAGCGGCGTTGATCGAGCGGTCAGCGATCTCGACGAGAACGTCGACGTCCGCCCGATCGCGGACCATTCCAGTCGTCCCGTCGGTCGAGGGGCCGTTGACGACGATCACCTCGACCCCTGGCGCGTTGGCCGCGATGGAGTCGAGGGTCCCGGCCAGTTGTTCGCGCCCGTCGAGGGTCGGGACGACGACGGACAGCTCCATACCACTCTATAGCGCCTCGAACGCGTATAAGCGTCGCGGGATCCCACGAGATATATTTTATTTCAACAGTTCCGTAGGTTCAGACCTTGCACGTCCAGTAGGAGACCGACGCGAGTCGGTCACCACCCGGAACCCGGCCGATCACTTGATCGACGCTCCGGAACGCGGTAGCGAGACCGTCGGGGATCGCCCGGTAAAATCCATAGGGGACGACGAAGTCGTGGGCGACGTTGACCAGTGTCAGGTCGGCCGTCGACACCAGGCGGTCGACCTCCCAGCGGGAGTACAGCCGCGACCCCATCGGGAGCGCCCAGTTGTAGATCGACCGGGTGCTGAACCGGTTGAACGTATCGAAGAAGACGACGTCCTTCCCAACCCGTCGCATCTCGCTGAGATATGCTTCTGGCGTGTCTGCCAGGTGGAAAAACCGCATCGCAAGGACAGCGTCGAAGTGATCGTCCGGGAAGGGCAGCCGGCCGGCGTCGCCCCTGAAGAACTGGAGGTGGTCGTCGACGCCGGCAGCGCGAGCCTTCTCCCGGCCCTGCTGGAGCATCGGCCCCGAGATGTCTAATCCGACGATGTCCGCTCCGCGCTCGGCCAGCATGACGGTGAACCGGCCCGTTCCGCAAGCGATTTCGAGGACCCGCTTGTCTTCGACGGGCCCCAGCGCGCGTAGTACCGCCTCTTTCTCCCGATGATCGATAAGCCGACCACCGCCGGAGAAGCGCTTGTCCTCGTAGGCCTCGGCGATCTCGTCGGCCTGGTACCACTCCTGTCCCTTCACGTCACCGTTGTCACCACGGGGCGACTAAAACGGTATTGGATCGCCGGCTCCGGGAGTGTATAAGGACGTATATACTAACCAAGGAATTATATCCACCATATAGCCAAGCTTTACCAATACCGACCGGGTTTTCTCCACGTATGAGCACGACCGTCAAAGACGGATCCAGAACGGAAGTCGTCCTCACGGACGCGGAGTTCCGCGAACGCCTCCGTGAGCTGCCGCCGAGCGCGAAGTTGGTCGCCAAAGTCCTGGAGACGGATCAACCCCTCTCGCAGGGCGAGCTCGCCGAGGAGTCCCTGCTGCCCGATCGGACCGTCCGGTACGCGCTGAACCGCCTGGAGGAGGCCGACCTCGTCTCGGCCCGCCACAGCTTCCGGGACGCCCGCAAGCAGGTCTACTACCGTACAAGCGAGTAAGCGACCCCGACGCCCTTTTTTACCTTCGCCGGGTAGCCGATCCATGACCCTCGAAACCGAACTGGCAGCCGTGCGCGACCTCGACGTGGGTGTTATTGCCGACGCCATCGAGCGGATCGGTTTCGAGTGTACGCGCTGTGGTCACTGTTGTAAAGGGATGGACGAGGAACACACGGCGACGGTCTTCCCCGACGAGATCCGGGCGATCCAGGACGCAGAAGGTGAGGTGTGGCGTGACGTCGCCCGGCCGATGCCCTACGGGCTGGACGACGGCGGCGACGCGGTGAGCGGCGAGACTTTCGAGTGGGCGTTACAGACCGACGACTGCGGGGACTGCACCTTCTACGACGACGCGGGCGCGTGTTCGATCTACGGTGACCGACCGCTCATCTGTGAAACCTATCCGTTCAGCATCGCCCTGGCAGACGACGAGGCCACGAGCGAGCCGATGGGGAGCGTCGTCGATAGCGACGGCCCTGTTCGCGCCCACGAGTGTGAAGGTCTCGGGCGAGACATCTCGCGTGAGGACGCCGAGGAACTGGCACAAGCCCTCAAAGAACGCGCCATTCGAGAGCATGAAGAAGCTATCGGGGTCCGCGACAACTACGAACCCACAGACGTTGACGGCGTCGTGGTCCACGATTCGGAAGGGCAGAAACGCCCGGACGGAACGGCGCTGGACGCCCGCGAGTGACTCCCTGTACGATTCACTCCGGAAAGATTTCCTCCTCCCGTTCGATCCCGTCGATCGCGTCGTGGTCCTCGGGATCGAGTTCGAGGTCGGCGGCTTCGAGATTCGCTCGGAGGTGCGCCTCGCTGCTGGCTTTCGGGATCGCCACGACGTTGTCCTTGGCCGTGAGCCAGGCGAGACAGATCGCCTGGGGCGTCGCGTTGTGTTTATTGGCGATCTCGACTACCTCTGGGATGTCACCGGCACGGCCGTTTGCCAGCGGGGAGTACGCGACGAGGTAGTACTCGTGTTCGCGAGCGTCTTCCAGCGCAGCTTCAGGCTGGTAGAGCGGGTGATACTCGACCTGATTAGCGAAGATAGGGGCCTCCAGGTGGTCTCTGGCCCGCTCCAGCTGTGGCACGGTAAAGTTCGAAACGCCGACGTGTTCGATGTGTCCGCTGTCTCTGAGTTCGTCGAAGGCCGGCAACGTCTCGGCCGGCTCGTAGTCGCCCCGCGGTCGGTGGACGTACAGCAGATCCACGGTGTCCATTCCGAGGCGCCCCAGACTCGCTTCCGTCGAGTCAACCACCGCCTTTGGGGCAAGTTTGTCGATCCAGACTTTCGTCGCGACGAATAGCTCTTCTCGATCGAGTGAAGAGCGCTCGACGCCCTGGCCCACGACTCTCTCGTTGTCGTAGATCTGTGCCGTATCGAGGTGGCTATACCCGAGTTCGATCGCCCTTGCGATCGTCTCAGGGTCGTCGATTCCCATGGTGCCGAGACCGATCGACTGGAGTGTATCTATGTCACTCACTCCGGTGGATCGAAACAAAAGCCCACGGGGTCGATCGGATAGTGCTCGACACTATTGGCCGTCTGTGACTCGGATTGTCGTCAAGTTCTTTAGGGAGGCCGCCGACGCGGCGAACGGAGGACTGACTGTGGAAATCTCAGAGAAACTCTTGTGTCTGTTCAGTGCGGAAGTGACGGACGAGGACGACCGCTACGTCGTCGAGGTACCCCGCCGCGAGGTCGAGACCGGCTCGATCGACCCCGGCGACACCTATCGGGTCGCGCTCATCTCGGGCGAGGCCGAGGAAGCCGACGAGCAGCCGACGACTGAAGGCCCGCCCTCGGAACCCCAGCCCCCGGTCGAAAACGGCGAGATCCGCTACGTCGAGATCGAGGACATCGGCAAGCAAGGCGACGGCATCGCCCGCGTCGAACGCGGCTACGTCATTATTGTCCCCGGTGCTGACGTCGGCGACCGCGTCAAAGTCGAGATCACCGAAGTGAAGTCTAACTTCGCTGTCGGCGAGATCATCGAAGAAGACATCTGACCAGTTTCCCCGCCGTACCAGACGCCCCCCAGGGAAACGTCGAGATCACGGTCGCCCCCGTCTCCCTGCCTCAAACCGCACTACTGCAGTCGATTAACCGACCGTACCAAACTGCCTATACCGCTCTCTGACCAACGGTTGGATATGAGCGTTCGTCCGGCTGCGGGAACGGAGACCGAGCCACTCTCGGACAAACAGCGGCGGATCCTCGAGTACCTTCGGTCCAACGCAGAGGACCGGACGTACTTCAAGTCCCGACTTATCGGCGAAGAACTCGGGCTCTCGGCCAAGGAGGTCGGGACGAACATGACGGCCATCGCCGACGGCGAGTTCGACGTGTCCGTCGAGAAGTGGGGGTACTCCTCTTCGACGACGTGGATGGTCGAAGCCTGACTCTGACGGCATTTTCTCTCATCCGCTGACCGAACGGTCTTCGTTGAGGCACAGCCATCACGAAATGTCTCTCGTTCAGCTGTCGTAGCTGACGCGTTCGTCCGCGTGGGAAGCGAACGTGATCGCGTCTGGCCCGAAGGAGTCGGCGTAGCGTACAACCAGCAGGAGCAGCGTCTCCGGTTCGCGGAGTTCGTATCCGTCCTCTCGCCGGAGAAGCCCGGCCGCTTCGAGGCGTGCGGCGTGCTTGCTGACGGTCGGCGTCGAAACGTCCAGGCCCTCGGCTAGTTCACTTGCCGCGGCGGCCGGATCTTCGAGCAACGCGATAATCATTCCCCGGGGCGTCTCGCGGCGAAGATACCCCAGGGCCGTGCGTTCGAACGTGTCGAACCGGTCGGCCGGGAAGAACCGACGGTATTCTCCGTCGCGCTCACTCTCGATGGCATCCTCGGTAAGCAACGTCCGGAGGTGGTGCTGGGTCTCGCCGGTCCCGAGCTTGAGGTCGTCACGGATCTTCGAGAAGTGTGCCCCCGGCGTCCGGGAGAGATAGCCCGCAATCGCATCCGGCGCGCGACTATCGCTGCCGGTGTCCGCGAGGCCGACCAGCGGGCTGGCGGCACCCAGCGCGGCGAACCGACGGAGAGTCGCCCGCTTGCTCTCGTCGACGCCCTCACCATCAGCCATTAACAGATACACGTCAGGCAGTCACAAAACGGCTTCGCTTGATCGAGTCAGGACGACTCGCCGCTGTCGAACTCGTCGTCCATCTCCTCGATCACTTCGTCGGGATCTTTGATGTCGGCGGTTTCGGCACCGGACTTGACTGCCTGGGCCTGCTCTTCCATCTCCTCGACGTCGACTTCGGCTTCCTGGTCGATCTGGCCGAGGATCTCCTCGATGTCATCGAGACCGAGCATTTCGCGGGTTTCGGCGTCGAAGTCCAGCCCTTCGAGGACTTCGCCGTCAGTCTTGGTGTCTGACCCGGTCAGATGCTTGCCGTAGCGGCCGACCAGCGACGTCAGTTCCTGGGGCAGGACGAACTTCGTCGATTCGCCCTCGCCGATCGTCTCCAAGGTCTCCATCCCGCGCTCGATGACTGCGCGTTCGCCCATCGCTTCCGCGGACTTCGCACGCAGGACAGTCGAGATGGCGTCACCCTGGGCTTCGAGGATCTGGCTTTGCTTCTCACCCTGGGCGCGGATGATGTTGGACTGCTTTTCACCCTGGGCTTCTTCGACGGCCGAGCGACGTTCTCCCTGGGCTTCGAGGATCATGGCACGGCGGCGACGCTCGGCGGAGGTCTGTTGCTCCATGGCCTGCTGGACGTCCTTGGAGGGGTTGACCTCCCGGACCTCGACGCTCTCGACGCGGATCCCCCACTCGTCGGTGGGTTCGTCGAGTTCCTTGCGGATCTTGGCGTTGATCTCCTGGCGCTTGTTCAGGGTGTCGTCCAGTTCCATGTCACCGAGGACGGCACGGAGGGTCGTCTGGGCGAGGTTCGAGACGGCCCGTTTGTAATCGTCGACTTCCAGGAACGCCTTCTTGGCGTCCATCACCTTGATGTAGACGACGGCGTCGGCGGTGACCGGTGAGTTGTCCCGCGTGATCGCTTCCTGGCGCGGTACGTCTAAGGTCTGTGTCCGCATGTCGAAGGTGTACGTCCGGGAGACGAAGGGCGGGACAAAGTTGATCCCCGGCTCGAGGAGTTTGCGGTACTCCCCCAGGACCGTGAGGGCTTTCTTCTCGTAGGCGTCCGTGATGACGACCATCTGCCAGACCGTCACCACGGCGATGGCGAGCAGTACGAACGCGACGATGGGGAAGATGTCCCCACCCAGTTGCAGCGGGGTGATCGGAAGCATACGATCCGACTTGGCAGGAACGGAACAAAAGTGTTGGCCTGCCTGTCCCGCGGGGAGAACAACTATGCAAGCACGATACCTTGCTCGCCTAATCGGGATATCCGCCGTGGCACGACCTGTCTCTCTCACGTTCGGTAGGGTCTTCGGGCAACACTCCTGTTTTGAGTGCTTGGAAACACCCGGAGCCACTAGCATGGAAGCTTCCTTAGATAATTATTATTTGTTGTATTATAGTTAAAATATGCCGTAGTATCCGGGGAATCGATATATGGTTCTCTCGGGCCGGAGTTGTATATGTATGCGTGCAGCTGTCATGGAAGAGTACCAGGAACCGCTCGTAATCGACGACGTGGCGGATCCGGAGCCGGATCCGAACGGCGCCGTCGCACGGATCGACAGCGTCGGCGTCTGCCGGAGCGACTGGCACGCCTGGCAGGGTCACTGGGACTGGATCGACTATCGACCGGATCCGCCGCACGTCCTCGGGCACGAACCGGTGGGCACCATTATCGAAGTCGGCGAGGATGTCGAGACCGTCGAAGTCGGTCAGCAGGTCGCGATCCCGTTCAACCTCGGGTGTGGGCACTGTCATCTCTGTCGGACTGGACACGAGAACATCTGTGAGAACCACCAGGGGCTCGGATTTACTGTCTCCGGTGCCTTTGCCGAGCAGGTCCATATCCCGACGGCGGATGTCAACGCCGTGCCGCTGCCGGACTCGATCGATCCGAAGACGGCGGCCGGCATCGGCTGTCGGTTTATGACCTCTTATCACGGGGTTGCTCATCGCGCTGACGTCGGTCGTGGCGAGGACGTGGTCATCTACGGACTCGGGGGAGTCGGGCTCTCTGGCGTCCAGATTGCCGATGCCCTCGGTGCCAACGTCATCGGTGTCGACCTTGAGGACCGAAAGCTCGAGAAAGCCGAGGAACTCGGCGCAGTCGCGACGGTCAACGCCGCCGAGACCGATCCAGTTGCGGAGGTTCGGGCCATCACTGACGGTGGGGCGGCTGTCTCCGTCGACGCACTAGGTATCGCCGAGACCACGAAAAACGCCGTCAACTCTCTGGCAAAGAATGGCCGACACGTCCAGCTTGGGATGACCACCGAAGAGGAAAGCGGGGAGATTCCCTTGCCGGTCGACCGGTTTGTCTCCAGTGAAATCGACTTCTATGGGTCCTTGGGGCTCCAGCCTTCACATTACCCGGAGATGCTCGATATGATCGAGAGCGGGAAGCTTGACCCCACGGCGCTGGTCTCCGAGACGATCAGCCTCGATGATATTCCGGAGACGCTCGCTGCGATGAGCGACTTCGACACGGTTGGGCTCCCGGTCTGTAACGACTTCTGATTGGGCGCCGCCGTGTCAGGCGGGATCCGTCTCCGGTTCTCTGTCGGCATCTCTCCCTGGATTTTTTGCTTCCGGCTCAGTGGCTTCCCGACCCGCCTCGAGTTCTTCGTCGATCTCGTCGGAACTGAGGACGGCCATCGACTCGACAGTGAGGACATTCCCCCCGCCGGGATCGACGACGATGACTTCTTCGCCGACGGGGATCTCGTCGTCGAACGCCCGGGCTTGATAGTGGGGGTTGAAGCCACCGCTCCGGAGTTTG contains the following coding sequences:
- a CDS encoding DNA-directed RNA polymerase; this encodes MYKRVRLRDTVEVPPEHLADVTPELVKKLLQDKLEGRMDEDVGSIVSVTEVHDVGEGAVVPNEPGVYYEAEFDALTFDPQMQEVVDGEIVEVVNFGAFVGIGPVDGLLHVSQISDEYLAYDGENQMLASRDSNRTLTVGDAVRARIVTKSIDERNPRDSKIGLTAKQVGLGKHGWLDEERKERAKAAGEN
- the spt4 gene encoding transcription elongation factor subunit Spt4, which produces MADRYVCRECHRVQDSAEAEICQACGSSSLTEDWAGYVIIAHPANSEIAAEMEVTEPGKYALKVR
- a CDS encoding GTP-dependent dephospho-CoA kinase family protein, translating into MTEEPSTPAGSDESDPETEIVLELPDALRPDLKAPLGPVFTDPDALLEGAGDPLIAVGDIVTYHLLEAGRRPDVALVDERTERSAVDDGIRRTVVGDGGSWFDRRIDVANPSATLTASLLEALVDALAAEETTTVLIVYGEEDLATLPAILAAPEGASVVYGQPGEGMVHVAVEEEVRERTASLFDRMDGDPERARELLGISA
- a CDS encoding amidohydrolase family protein, yielding MLELEHGFRVVDVHMRLTPDADRQSGDVPGTPERLEREMHQAGIVRSLVYPTGRAESYLKANNAIARMSVGRPFEALARINGPLDPGDNAGTRLRNLAASRADEHTAPEDVEQYAYDDRFEGFKLHPGRDGLPDEAVFEALESVGLPVIIHGGDAFPPETIAETILEYDFPTVVAHFGGYPLARERMETAIDLLEAHDRCYLDTSFVRFREPLERALREHPDRVLFGSGAPTAHPDVALMEILTLDVPEDAMRRAFTKNPARVFDALAP
- a CDS encoding glycosyltransferase family 2 protein, with translation MELSVVVPTLDGREQLAGTLDSIAANAPGVEVIVVNGPSTDGTTGMVRDRADVDVLVEIADRSINAARNAGIDRANGEAVALVNQGLSLTEEWLEGLRVGFQTSPVVTGPTHRPVRAGKTTEAVERRTIAGRTVTYVNPGNLAVTRKLIDDLDGFDEYLKIGGARDFSHRVAGTERSISWQPEMAVERVVGADGGSTERDWGWKYRSLSYRLAKNYGLRPAVIGRLYRNAVRDGADALREVFDGDRRASIWLDTGRQVLGGVARGLKDGLAARARDRSERRNPRGRSSRRDRAVSVFEN
- a CDS encoding class I SAM-dependent methyltransferase codes for the protein MKGQEWYQADEIAEAYEDKRFSGGGRLIDHREKEAVLRALGPVEDKRVLEIACGTGRFTVMLAERGADIVGLDISGPMLQQGREKARAAGVDDHLQFFRGDAGRLPFPDDHFDAVLAMRFFHLADTPEAYLSEMRRVGKDVVFFDTFNRFSTRSIYNWALPMGSRLYSRWEVDRLVSTADLTLVNVAHDFVVPYGFYRAIPDGLATAFRSVDQVIGRVPGGDRLASVSYWTCKV
- a CDS encoding helix-turn-helix domain-containing protein, translating into MSTTVKDGSRTEVVLTDAEFRERLRELPPSAKLVAKVLETDQPLSQGELAEESLLPDRTVRYALNRLEEADLVSARHSFRDARKQVYYRTSE
- a CDS encoding YkgJ family cysteine cluster protein; the encoded protein is MTLETELAAVRDLDVGVIADAIERIGFECTRCGHCCKGMDEEHTATVFPDEIRAIQDAEGEVWRDVARPMPYGLDDGGDAVSGETFEWALQTDDCGDCTFYDDAGACSIYGDRPLICETYPFSIALADDEATSEPMGSVVDSDGPVRAHECEGLGRDISREDAEELAQALKERAIREHEEAIGVRDNYEPTDVDGVVVHDSEGQKRPDGTALDARE
- a CDS encoding aldo/keto reductase — encoded protein: MDTLQSIGLGTMGIDDPETIARAIELGYSHLDTAQIYDNERVVGQGVERSSLDREELFVATKVWIDKLAPKAVVDSTEASLGRLGMDTVDLLYVHRPRGDYEPAETLPAFDELRDSGHIEHVGVSNFTVPQLERARDHLEAPIFANQVEYHPLYQPEAALEDAREHEYYLVAYSPLANGRAGDIPEVVEIANKHNATPQAICLAWLTAKDNVVAIPKASSEAHLRANLEAADLELDPEDHDAIDGIEREEEIFPE
- a CDS encoding TRAM domain-containing protein, which codes for MEISEKLLCLFSAEVTDEDDRYVVEVPRREVETGSIDPGDTYRVALISGEAEEADEQPTTEGPPSEPQPPVENGEIRYVEIEDIGKQGDGIARVERGYVIIVPGADVGDRVKVEITEVKSNFAVGEIIEEDI
- a CDS encoding DUF7123 family protein, producing MSVRPAAGTETEPLSDKQRRILEYLRSNAEDRTYFKSRLIGEELGLSAKEVGTNMTAIADGEFDVSVEKWGYSSSTTWMVEA
- a CDS encoding winged helix-turn-helix transcriptional regulator, which gives rise to MADGEGVDESKRATLRRFAALGAASPLVGLADTGSDSRAPDAIAGYLSRTPGAHFSKIRDDLKLGTGETQHHLRTLLTEDAIESERDGEYRRFFPADRFDTFERTALGYLRRETPRGMIIALLEDPAAAASELAEGLDVSTPTVSKHAARLEAAGLLRREDGYELREPETLLLLVVRYADSFGPDAITFASHADERVSYDS
- a CDS encoding SPFH domain-containing protein, coding for MLPITPLQLGGDIFPIVAFVLLAIAVVTVWQMVVITDAYEKKALTVLGEYRKLLEPGINFVPPFVSRTYTFDMRTQTLDVPRQEAITRDNSPVTADAVVYIKVMDAKKAFLEVDDYKRAVSNLAQTTLRAVLGDMELDDTLNKRQEINAKIRKELDEPTDEWGIRVESVEVREVNPSKDVQQAMEQQTSAERRRRAMILEAQGERRSAVEEAQGEKQSNIIRAQGEKQSQILEAQGDAISTVLRAKSAEAMGERAVIERGMETLETIGEGESTKFVLPQELTSLVGRYGKHLTGSDTKTDGEVLEGLDFDAETREMLGLDDIEEILGQIDQEAEVDVEEMEEQAQAVKSGAETADIKDPDEVIEEMDDEFDSGESS
- a CDS encoding zinc-dependent alcohol dehydrogenase family protein, with protein sequence MRAAVMEEYQEPLVIDDVADPEPDPNGAVARIDSVGVCRSDWHAWQGHWDWIDYRPDPPHVLGHEPVGTIIEVGEDVETVEVGQQVAIPFNLGCGHCHLCRTGHENICENHQGLGFTVSGAFAEQVHIPTADVNAVPLPDSIDPKTAAGIGCRFMTSYHGVAHRADVGRGEDVVIYGLGGVGLSGVQIADALGANVIGVDLEDRKLEKAEELGAVATVNAAETDPVAEVRAITDGGAAVSVDALGIAETTKNAVNSLAKNGRHVQLGMTTEEESGEIPLPVDRFVSSEIDFYGSLGLQPSHYPEMLDMIESGKLDPTALVSETISLDDIPETLAAMSDFDTVGLPVCNDF